A genomic window from Helicobacter pylori includes:
- a CDS encoding YebC/PmpR family DNA-binding transcriptional regulator, producing the protein MGRAFEYRRAAKEKRWDKMSKVFPKLAKAITLAAKDGGGDPDTNAKLRTAILNAKAQNMPKDNIDAAIKRASSKEGNLTEITYEGKANFGVLIIMECMTDNPTRTIANLKSYFNKTQGASIVPNGSLEFMFNRKSVFECLKDEVKNLKLSLEDLELALIDYGLEELEEVEDKIIIRGDYNSFKLLNEGFESLKLPILKASLQRIATTPIELNDEQMELTEKLLDRIEYDDDVVALYTNIE; encoded by the coding sequence ATGGGACGAGCGTTTGAATACAGAAGAGCGGCTAAAGAAAAACGATGGGATAAGATGAGTAAGGTTTTCCCCAAGCTCGCCAAAGCGATCACCCTGGCGGCAAAAGATGGCGGGGGTGATCCGGATACGAACGCCAAGCTACGAACAGCGATTTTAAACGCTAAAGCGCAAAACATGCCTAAAGACAACATTGATGCAGCGATTAAAAGAGCGAGCAGTAAAGAGGGCAATTTAACTGAAATCACTTATGAGGGTAAGGCGAATTTTGGCGTGCTAATCATCATGGAATGCATGACCGATAACCCCACAAGAACCATTGCCAACCTTAAAAGCTATTTCAATAAAACACAAGGAGCGAGCATCGTGCCTAATGGCTCTTTAGAGTTTATGTTCAACCGAAAAAGCGTGTTTGAGTGCTTAAAAGATGAAGTAAAAAATTTAAAACTCAGCCTAGAAGATTTGGAATTGGCCCTCATTGATTATGGCTTGGAAGAATTAGAAGAAGTGGAGGATAAAATTATTATTAGAGGGGATTATAACAGCTTCAAGCTTTTAAATGAGGGGTTTGAGAGCTTGAAATTACCCATTCTAAAAGCGAGTTTGCAACGCATCGCTACAACGCCCATTGAATTGAATGACGAACAAATGGAGCTCACTGAAAAATTACTGGATAGGATTGAATACGATGATGATGTGGTCGCGCTTTATACGAATATTGAATAA
- the hemB gene encoding porphobilinogen synthase produces the protein MFKRLRRLRSSENLRAMLRETRLNTNDFIAPLFVIESDSYIKNEISSMPGVYQMSIKPLLKECEELVGLGIKAVLLFGIPKNKDATGSHALNKNHIVAKATKEIKKRFKDLIVIADLCFCEYTDHGHCGILENASVSNDKTLEILNLQGLILAESGVDILAPSNMMDGNVLSLRNALDKAGYFYTPIMSYSTKFASSYYGPFRDVANSAPSFGDRKSYQMDYANQKEALLESLEDEKQGADILMVKPALAYLDIVKEIRDHTLLPLALYNVSGEYAMLKLAQKHNLIHYESALLETMTCFKRAGADMIISYHAKEVANLLQRN, from the coding sequence ATGTTCAAACGATTGAGAAGATTACGAAGCAGCGAAAATTTAAGAGCGATGCTAAGAGAAACGCGTTTAAATACCAATGATTTCATCGCTCCCTTATTTGTCATAGAAAGCGATAGTTATATTAAAAATGAAATCAGCTCCATGCCCGGGGTTTATCAAATGAGCATAAAGCCTCTTTTGAAAGAATGCGAAGAGTTAGTGGGTCTGGGTATCAAAGCCGTTTTATTGTTTGGTATCCCTAAAAATAAGGACGCCACAGGAAGCCATGCATTAAATAAAAATCACATTGTCGCAAAAGCCACCAAAGAAATTAAAAAACGATTTAAGGATTTGATCGTTATAGCGGATTTGTGTTTTTGCGAATACACTGACCATGGGCATTGCGGGATTTTAGAAAACGCTTCTGTCTCCAACGATAAAACGCTAGAGATTTTAAACCTTCAAGGGCTTATTTTAGCCGAAAGCGGTGTGGATATTCTAGCCCCAAGCAACATGATGGATGGGAATGTTTTAAGCTTGAGAAACGCGCTGGATAAGGCCGGGTATTTTTACACGCCCATCATGAGCTATTCCACTAAATTTGCGAGCAGCTATTATGGGCCTTTTAGAGATGTGGCCAACTCTGCACCGAGTTTTGGCGATCGCAAAAGCTATCAAATGGATTACGCTAATCAAAAAGAAGCGCTTTTAGAAAGTTTAGAAGATGAAAAACAGGGCGCGGATATTTTAATGGTCAAACCGGCTTTAGCGTATTTGGATATTGTTAAAGAGATTAGAGATCACACTTTGCTCCCTTTAGCGCTCTATAATGTGAGCGGAGAATACGCCATGCTCAAACTCGCTCAAAAACACAACCTGATCCATTATGAAAGCGCGCTGTTAGAAACGATGACTTGCTTTAAAAGAGCGGGAGCGGATATGATTATTAGCTATCATGCTAAAGAAGTGGCTAACTTATTACAAAGGAATTGA
- the arsS gene encoding acid-sensing histidine kinase ArsS, producing the protein MRFSIFFKVVALFMITLFSFGAFAYYFVSSQISHENYQNEMRHYQFVTTINEILNNYSDYTAVEDYLYKIGFRETTIENLEKVLAKRRHQLHHRNIGYAEVFKFSDMVFILLKKNEHFVLYKDLHSVSYRNYFLAITVGLLLILFLFLFVFQSLLPLRELRSQVNRFAQGDKSVSCKSKQKDEIGDLANEFDNCIQKINAMNESRILFLRSIMHELRTPITKGKILSSMLKEELSQKRFVSIFDHLNMLIEQFARIEQLASKNYGSNKEKFLMSDLIDKIEKMLLIDMDKESPIHVSSSHYIIEADFELFAIALKNMIDNAIKYSDDKQVFLDFIGNNLVVSNKSKPLKEDFEKYLQPYFKSSNPSQAHGFGLGMYIIKNALEAMELKLSYHYSNGRICFTIHDCVFNSFYDLEDDEEGLPPPPRKNLKEMKGMKGTEKANCGAKEKQ; encoded by the coding sequence TTGCGTTTCTCTATCTTTTTTAAAGTTGTCGCTTTGTTTATGATAACGCTCTTTAGTTTTGGAGCGTTCGCTTACTATTTCGTGTCTTCTCAAATCAGCCATGAAAACTATCAAAACGAAATGCGCCATTACCAGTTTGTTACCACCATTAATGAAATTTTAAACAATTACTCTGATTATACAGCTGTGGAAGATTATCTCTATAAAATTGGTTTTAGAGAAACCACGATAGAAAATTTAGAAAAGGTTTTAGCCAAAAGACGCCACCAGTTGCACCATAGAAATATTGGGTATGCGGAAGTGTTTAAATTCAGCGACATGGTTTTTATCCTTTTAAAAAAGAATGAACATTTTGTGCTTTATAAGGATTTGCATTCGGTTTCTTACAGGAATTATTTCTTAGCTATCACAGTGGGTTTGTTGTTGATTTTATTCCTCTTTTTGTTTGTTTTTCAAAGTTTGTTGCCCTTAAGGGAGCTGCGATCTCAAGTCAATCGCTTCGCTCAAGGGGATAAAAGCGTGAGTTGCAAGAGCAAACAAAAAGATGAAATAGGGGATTTGGCTAACGAATTTGACAATTGCATCCAAAAAATCAATGCGATGAATGAATCTCGGATCTTATTCTTGCGCTCTATCATGCATGAATTGCGCACCCCTATCACTAAAGGCAAAATACTAAGCTCTATGCTCAAAGAAGAATTGTCTCAAAAACGCTTCGTTTCTATTTTTGATCACTTGAACATGCTGATTGAACAATTTGCTCGCATTGAACAGCTCGCTTCCAAAAACTACGGGAGCAATAAAGAAAAATTTTTAATGAGCGATTTGATTGATAAAATTGAAAAAATGCTTTTGATTGATATGGATAAAGAAAGCCCTATCCATGTGTCCTCTTCGCATTACATTATTGAAGCGGATTTTGAATTGTTTGCTATAGCACTAAAAAACATGATAGACAATGCAATCAAATACAGCGATGACAAACAGGTGTTTTTGGATTTTATAGGGAATAATTTGGTGGTGTCCAATAAAAGCAAGCCTTTAAAAGAAGATTTTGAAAAGTATTTGCAACCCTACTTTAAGTCTTCTAACCCAAGCCAAGCCCATGGCTTTGGGTTAGGCATGTATATCATTAAAAACGCTTTAGAGGCTATGGAGTTGAAATTGAGCTATCATTATAGCAATGGGAGGATTTGTTTCACTATCCATGATTGCGTTTTTAATAGTTTTTACGACTTAGAAGACGATGAAGAAGGGCTACCCCCCCCCCCCCGAAAAAACTTGAAAGAGATGAAAGGAATGAAAGGAACAGAAAAAGCCAATTGTGGGGCTAAAGAAAAACAATAA
- the arsR gene encoding acid response regulator transcription factor ArsR: protein MIEVLMIEDDIELAEFLSEFLLQHGIHVTNYDEPYTGISAANTQNYDLLLLDLTLPNLDGLEVCRRVSKQKHIPIIISSARSDVEDKIKALDYGADDYLPKPYDPKELLARIQSLLRRSHKKEEVSEPSDVNIFRVDKDSREVYMHEKKLDLTRAEYEILSLLISKKGYVFSRESIAIESESINPESSNKSIDVIIGRLRSKIEKNPKQPQYIISVRGIGYKLEY, encoded by the coding sequence ATGATAGAAGTTTTAATGATAGAAGACGATATAGAATTAGCCGAGTTTTTGAGCGAATTTTTGCTCCAGCATGGCATTCATGTAACCAATTACGATGAGCCATACACCGGCATTAGTGCGGCTAACACACAAAATTATGATTTGTTGTTGTTGGATTTGACTTTGCCCAATTTAGACGGGCTTGAAGTGTGCAGGCGCGTTTCCAAACAAAAACATATCCCTATTATTATTTCTTCAGCAAGAAGCGATGTGGAAGATAAGATTAAAGCGCTAGATTATGGGGCTGATGATTACCTCCCTAAACCCTATGATCCTAAGGAATTATTAGCTCGTATCCAATCGTTGCTCAGGCGTTCTCATAAAAAAGAAGAAGTGAGTGAGCCAAGCGATGTGAATATCTTTAGGGTGGATAAGGATAGCCGAGAAGTGTATATGCATGAAAAAAAGCTAGACTTAACCAGAGCCGAATACGAAATCCTTTCGCTTCTCATTAGCAAAAAAGGTTATGTGTTTAGCCGTGAAAGCATTGCGATTGAGAGCGAGAGCATCAACCCTGAAAGCTCTAATAAAAGCATTGATGTGATTATTGGCCGTTTGCGATCTAAGATTGAAAAAAACCCTAAGCAGCCGCAATATATCATCTCTGTTAGAGGGATTGGCTATAAATTAGAATATTGA
- a CDS encoding CiaD-like domain-containing protein → MELKNIISETLNEIEKMAKTIDDFDAAQKTPSFFKTPPHLQNTDAETPPMSNTKPKTAPKIETQEKIAEENPTQEIIHAQEIIIEEIATETPKQALIPSERVFLKNLLERTLVLFKGMQALKEEEAIERLDLVARFLQYQLSVLEKRLESLGEEDTE, encoded by the coding sequence ATGGAATTGAAAAACATTATTTCAGAAACCCTTAATGAAATTGAAAAAATGGCTAAAACGATTGATGATTTTGATGCGGCGCAAAAAACGCCCTCTTTTTTTAAAACGCCCCCTCATTTGCAAAACACTGACGCTGAAACGCCCCCAATGAGTAACACAAAGCCAAAAACCGCCCCTAAAATAGAAACACAAGAAAAAATCGCAGAAGAAAACCCCACGCAAGAAATCATTCACGCGCAAGAAATCATTATAGAAGAAATCGCAACAGAAACCCCAAAGCAAGCGCTAATTCCAAGCGAACGGGTTTTTTTAAAAAACTTACTAGAGAGAACTTTAGTGCTTTTTAAAGGCATGCAAGCTTTAAAAGAAGAGGAAGCGATAGAGCGTTTGGATTTAGTGGCGCGTTTCTTGCAATACCAATTGAGCGTGCTTGAAAAACGCTTGGAGTCTTTGGGGGAAGAAGACACAGAATAA
- a CDS encoding tetratricopeptide repeat protein yields MPLETITLARIYEEQEFFEEALQIYANILKKTPNHQEALKQKKRLEKIQNNLASFKHDAILERHYLNFIKGDCLSVENLEKWLAEWN; encoded by the coding sequence ATGCCATTAGAAACCATCACGCTCGCTCGTATTTATGAAGAACAAGAGTTTTTTGAAGAAGCGTTGCAAATTTATGCCAATATTTTAAAAAAAACCCCCAACCATCAAGAGGCCTTAAAACAAAAGAAACGATTGGAAAAAATCCAAAACAATCTCGCTTCTTTCAAACATGATGCAATACTAGAGCGGCACTATTTAAATTTTATCAAAGGGGATTGTTTGAGCGTTGAGAATTTAGAAAAATGGCTGGCAGAATGGAATTGA
- a CDS encoding peptidase U32 family protein, giving the protein MKVAELLSPAGNLKKLKIALNYGADAVYGGVSHFSLRNRASKEFTLETFKEGIDYAHALDKKVYATINGFPFNSQLKLLEEHISKMAELEPDAFIIATPGVIKLALKIAPHIPIHLSTQANVLNVLDAQVFYDLGVKRIVCARELSLNDAVGIKKALPDLELEIFVHGSMCFAFSGRCLISALQNGRVPNRGSCANDCRFDYEYYVKNPDNGVMMRLVEEEGVGTHIFNAKDLNLSSHIAEILSSNAISALKIEGRTKSSYYAAQTTRIYRLAVDDFYHNTFRPNFYTSELNTLKNRGFTDGYLMRRPFERLDTQNHQTAISEGDFQVNGEVTEDGRFFACKFTTTTNTAYEIIAPKNATITPVVNEIGKIYTFEKRYYLVLYKILLENNTELETIHSGNVNLVRLPALLPAFSFLRTQVE; this is encoded by the coding sequence ATAAAAGTGGCGGAATTACTCTCTCCAGCCGGTAATTTAAAAAAACTTAAAATCGCTCTTAACTATGGGGCTGACGCGGTTTATGGGGGAGTGAGCCATTTTTCTTTACGCAATCGTGCAAGTAAGGAATTCACTTTAGAGACCTTTAAAGAAGGGATTGACTACGCCCATGCATTGGATAAAAAAGTCTATGCCACGATCAATGGTTTCCCTTTCAATTCGCAACTCAAACTTTTAGAAGAACACATCTCTAAAATGGCAGAGCTAGAGCCGGACGCTTTTATTATCGCTACGCCTGGTGTAATCAAACTCGCTTTAAAAATCGCCCCGCATATTCCTATCCATTTATCCACGCAAGCGAATGTTTTAAATGTGTTAGATGCGCAAGTGTTTTATGATTTAGGGGTTAAACGCATTGTGTGCGCTAGGGAATTAAGCCTAAATGATGCGGTTGGAATTAAAAAAGCCTTGCCCGATTTAGAATTAGAAATTTTTGTGCATGGGAGCATGTGCTTTGCTTTTTCGGGGCGTTGCTTGATTTCGGCCTTACAGAATGGGCGCGTGCCTAATAGAGGGAGTTGCGCGAATGATTGCCGTTTTGATTATGAATATTATGTCAAAAACCCTGATAACGGCGTGATGATGCGATTAGTTGAAGAAGAGGGCGTAGGCACGCATATTTTTAACGCTAAAGATTTGAATCTCTCTAGCCATATCGCTGAAATTTTAAGTTCCAACGCTATTAGCGCGCTTAAGATTGAAGGGCGCACCAAGTCCAGTTATTATGCCGCGCAAACCACGCGCATCTATCGTTTAGCGGTTGATGATTTTTATCATAACACCTTTAGACCCAACTTTTATACTAGCGAATTGAACACGCTTAAAAACAGGGGTTTTACCGATGGCTATTTGATGCGAAGGCCTTTTGAAAGGCTAGACACTCAAAACCACCAAACAGCCATTAGCGAAGGGGATTTTCAAGTCAATGGCGAAGTAACCGAAGACGGGCGTTTTTTTGCGTGCAAATTCACCACTACCACGAACACCGCTTATGAAATCATCGCCCCCAAAAATGCAACTATCACGCCCGTAGTCAATGAAATTGGCAAGATTTATACCTTTGAAAAACGCTATTATTTGGTGCTTTATAAGATCCTTTTAGAAAATAACACCGAGTTAGAAACTATCCATAGCGGGAATGTGAATCTAGTGCGACTACCCGCGCTTTTACCGGCGTTTAGTTTTTTACGCACCCAAGTAGAGTAA
- the cheZ gene encoding protein phosphatase CheZ, giving the protein MTQEELDALMSGGDLENLEALEAETKEEAKKETKEEVKEEPTKENKESSSQKMTVKKEDAEKYGKISPNEWPPPPPTEEHKVVHQLDDVTRDSEVKATQIFDQLDLIGASAEKIAKMVKKIQEPLKKHQEIFENLHAHFPNIESFKTALNEQQEILNALKTIEEEANNCSDSSMQAMDIMQFQDIHRQKIERVVNVMRALSQYMNSLFEGKIDDSKRVSSATYITGDDDKDLASADDIEALIASFGAK; this is encoded by the coding sequence ATGACACAAGAAGAATTAGACGCTTTAATGAGTGGGGGCGATTTGGAAAATTTAGAAGCTTTAGAGGCTGAGACTAAAGAAGAAGCTAAAAAAGAAACTAAAGAGGAAGTTAAAGAAGAACCCACTAAAGAGAATAAAGAAAGCTCTAGCCAAAAAATGACCGTCAAAAAAGAAGACGCTGAAAAATACGGCAAGATTAGCCCCAATGAATGGCCACCCCCTCCCCCCACTGAAGAGCATAAAGTCGTGCATCAATTAGATGATGTTACAAGAGATTCTGAAGTGAAAGCCACGCAAATTTTTGATCAATTGGATTTGATCGGAGCTAGCGCTGAAAAGATCGCCAAAATGGTTAAAAAAATCCAAGAGCCCCTAAAAAAACACCAAGAAATTTTTGAAAATTTGCATGCGCATTTCCCTAACATTGAATCTTTTAAAACCGCGCTCAATGAGCAACAAGAAATCCTAAACGCCCTAAAAACGATTGAAGAAGAAGCCAATAATTGTTCAGATAGCTCCATGCAAGCGATGGATATTATGCAATTTCAAGATATCCACCGCCAAAAAATTGAACGAGTGGTCAATGTCATGCGAGCGCTCAGCCAATACATGAACTCGCTTTTTGAAGGCAAAATTGATGATTCTAAGCGCGTGAGTTCAGCGACTTATATCACCGGCGATGACGATAAAGATCTAGCCAGCGCTGATGATATTGAAGCGTTGATCGCTTCTTTTGGAGCCAAATAA
- the prfB gene encoding peptide chain release factor 2, whose protein sequence is MDNYTYSELLKSLQNKCDNIALIIKPEKIKQELERIEKEQEDPNFWQDVLKARDTNKEKVRLNRLLETYQKTKNALDESVELFELAQNDNDEVTLSLLYEEAPVLEHSVQKVEIEIMLSGENDASNAIITIQPGAGGTESQDWASILYRMYLRWAERRGFKSEILDYQDGEEAGIKGVAFIIKGENAYGYLKNESGVHRLVRISPFDANAKRHTSFASVQISPELDDDIDIEIDEKDVRYDYYRASGAGGQHVNKTESAVRITHFPTGIVVQCQNDRSQHKNKASALKMLKSKLYELELEKQQNSAKNEEKSEIGWGHQIRSYVLAPYQQVKDARSNIAYSNVEAILDGDIDAILEGVLIAKA, encoded by the coding sequence GTGGATAATTACACTTATAGCGAATTGTTAAAAAGCTTGCAAAACAAATGCGATAATATCGCTTTAATCATTAAGCCTGAAAAGATCAAACAAGAATTAGAACGCATTGAAAAAGAGCAAGAAGACCCTAATTTTTGGCAAGATGTTTTAAAAGCTAGAGATACTAATAAAGAAAAAGTGCGCTTAAACCGCTTGCTAGAAACCTATCAAAAAACCAAAAACGCTTTAGATGAAAGCGTGGAATTGTTTGAACTCGCTCAAAACGATAACGATGAGGTTACTTTATCCTTACTCTATGAAGAGGCTCCTGTTTTAGAGCATAGCGTCCAAAAGGTAGAAATTGAAATCATGTTGAGCGGCGAAAACGACGCTTCAAACGCCATTATCACCATTCAGCCTGGAGCGGGGGGGACTGAAAGCCAGGATTGGGCGAGCATTTTGTATCGCATGTATTTGAGATGGGCAGAAAGAAGGGGCTTTAAAAGCGAGATTTTAGATTATCAAGATGGCGAAGAAGCGGGCATTAAAGGGGTAGCTTTTATCATTAAAGGCGAAAACGCTTATGGCTATTTGAAAAATGAAAGCGGGGTGCATAGGCTTGTTAGGATCTCACCCTTTGATGCGAACGCCAAGCGACACACGAGTTTTGCGAGCGTGCAAATTAGCCCTGAATTGGATGATGATATTGATATAGAAATTGATGAAAAAGATGTCCGCTATGATTATTATAGGGCTAGTGGGGCAGGCGGTCAGCATGTCAATAAAACAGAAAGTGCGGTTAGGATCACGCATTTTCCTACCGGTATTGTGGTGCAATGCCAAAACGATAGGAGCCAGCATAAAAACAAAGCGAGCGCGTTAAAAATGCTTAAATCCAAGCTTTATGAATTGGAATTAGAAAAACAACAAAATAGCGCCAAAAATGAAGAAAAAAGCGAGATCGGCTGGGGGCATCAAATAAGAAGCTATGTCCTAGCCCCCTACCAGCAAGTCAAAGACGCTCGCTCTAATATCGCTTATAGCAATGTGGAAGCGATTTTAGACGGCGATATTGACGCTATTTTAGAGGGCGTTTTGATCGCTAAAGCTTAA
- a CDS encoding molybdopterin molybdotransferase MoeA, with product MISFKEALKIHSSIPLKPLETEVISLFESAGRILAEDILCAHALPKFNQSAMDGYGFKMQDLGKKTQIVQQIFAGDDASALEIKENECVKIMTGAMVPKGVETIVPIECMLESHKDFALAPKDFKIHANIRQKGENASLNSVLVPKNTRLNYGHIALIASQGLKEIKAFRKLKIALFSSGDELVPLGQNALECQVYDVNSVGVFNMLKNYNTHFLGVLKDDKDLQLKIFELQDYDIILSSAGVSVGDKDFFKEVLKEKNALFYYEKVNLKPGKPVTLAQLNQSMVIGLPGNPLSCLVVLRVLILPLLERLSLNKNFELKPFKAQINAPLKLKNKRTHLILGHYSNHQFIPYNNNRYESGAIQALAQVDSIALIDEGVELVQGEIEILRFEN from the coding sequence ATGATTAGTTTTAAAGAAGCTCTAAAAATCCATTCTAGCATTCCCCTAAAACCCTTAGAAACAGAGGTTATTTCCTTGTTTGAAAGCGCAGGGCGCATTCTAGCAGAGGATATTCTTTGTGCTCACGCCTTGCCTAAATTCAATCAAAGTGCTATGGATGGCTATGGGTTTAAAATGCAAGATTTAGGTAAAAAAACTCAAATCGTTCAGCAAATCTTTGCCGGAGATGATGCGAGCGCTTTAGAAATTAAAGAAAATGAATGCGTTAAAATCATGACTGGAGCGATGGTGCCAAAAGGGGTAGAAACGATTGTCCCTATAGAATGCATGCTAGAAAGCCATAAGGATTTCGCCCTAGCCCCTAAAGATTTTAAAATTCATGCTAATATCCGTCAAAAGGGCGAAAACGCTTCTTTAAACAGCGTCTTAGTCCCTAAAAACACCCGTTTGAATTATGGGCATATCGCGCTCATTGCCTCTCAAGGGTTAAAAGAAATCAAAGCGTTTAGGAAATTAAAAATCGCTCTCTTTAGCAGCGGCGATGAATTAGTGCCTTTAGGGCAAAACGCCCTAGAATGCCAAGTTTATGATGTGAATTCAGTGGGTGTTTTTAACATGCTTAAAAACTATAACACGCATTTTCTAGGGGTTTTAAAAGACGATAAAGATTTACAACTTAAAATATTTGAATTGCAAGACTATGACATTATCCTTTCAAGCGCGGGAGTGAGTGTAGGGGATAAAGATTTTTTTAAAGAGGTTTTGAAAGAAAAAAACGCCCTTTTTTATTATGAAAAAGTCAATCTCAAACCTGGAAAACCGGTAACTTTAGCCCAACTCAATCAAAGCATGGTTATAGGATTACCGGGTAACCCTTTAAGTTGCTTAGTCGTTTTACGAGTTTTGATTCTGCCTTTATTGGAGCGATTATCCTTGAATAAAAACTTTGAATTAAAGCCCTTTAAGGCTCAAATCAACGCCCCTTTAAAGCTTAAAAACAAACGCACGCATCTAATCTTAGGCCATTATTCAAACCACCAATTCATTCCTTACAACAACAACCGCTATGAATCAGGAGCGATCCAAGCCCTTGCACAAGTGGATTCTATCGCTTTAATTGATGAGGGAGTGGAATTGGTTCAAGGCGAAATTGAAATTTTAAGGTTTGAAAATTAA
- the fliR gene encoding flagellar biosynthetic protein FliR, with product MLDFIQELSTPHVRDFFLLFLRVSGVLSFFPFFENHLVPLSVRGALSLYVSAIFYPTLEFSNATYTPEGFIIACLCELFLGVCASIFLQIVFASLVFATDSISFSMGLTMASAYDPISGSQKPIVGQALLLLAILILLDLSFHHQIILFVDHSLKAVPLGQFVFEPALAKNIVKAFSHLFVIGFSMAFPILCLVLLSDIIFGMIMKTHPQFNLLAIGFPVKIAIGFVGIILIASAIMGRFKDEISSAFSAISKIF from the coding sequence ATGCTAGATTTTATTCAAGAGCTTAGCACCCCGCATGTCAGGGATTTTTTCTTATTATTTTTAAGGGTTAGTGGGGTGCTGTCTTTTTTCCCTTTTTTTGAAAACCATTTAGTGCCTTTATCGGTGCGTGGGGCTTTGAGCTTGTATGTGAGCGCGATTTTTTACCCCACTTTAGAGTTTTCAAACGCCACTTACACGCCTGAGGGTTTCATCATTGCATGCTTATGCGAGCTGTTTTTAGGGGTGTGCGCGTCTATCTTTTTGCAAATCGTCTTTGCGAGTTTAGTGTTTGCAACCGATAGCATCAGCTTTTCTATGGGGCTTACCATGGCGAGCGCGTATGATCCCATTTCAGGATCGCAAAAACCCATTGTGGGGCAAGCCCTTTTATTGTTAGCGATTTTGATTTTACTAGATTTATCTTTCCATCATCAAATCATTTTGTTTGTGGATCACAGCTTAAAAGCCGTCCCTTTAGGGCAATTTGTCTTTGAGCCGGCATTAGCTAAAAACATTGTCAAAGCCTTTTCGCACTTGTTTGTCATAGGGTTTTCTATGGCGTTCCCTATTTTGTGCTTGGTGCTATTGAGCGATATTATTTTTGGCATGATCATGAAAACACACCCTCAATTCAACCTGCTCGCTATTGGTTTCCCAGTTAAAATTGCGATCGGGTTTGTGGGCATTATTTTAATCGCTTCAGCTATCATGGGGCGTTTTAAAGATGAAATCAGTTCAGCGTTTAGCGCGATTAGTAAAATCTTTTAA
- a CDS encoding EI24 domain-containing protein, with translation MVLSLSILKKSFEDFLSTRMLLTNLGPVLLSLAFFGIVFYYNGESIVSYCQTLLPQSLNDYAHAQGFFSGAFAWVFKALVYFLVFWIVILLSLIINIFASIFYTPLVISYLHQKYYSHVVLEEFGSILFSVKYFLKSLLFMLLLLAVLTPFYFIPFIGIFFSIIPHFLFFKNTMSLDIASAIFNHQSYQKLQRQHRLKHYRFAFFCYLFSLIPFFNFFATLLQTLMLTHYFFILKEKEC, from the coding sequence ATGGTTTTGTCTTTATCTATCCTTAAAAAAAGCTTTGAAGATTTTTTAAGCACTAGAATGCTTTTAACCAATCTTGGCCCTGTCCTTTTAAGCTTGGCGTTTTTTGGAATTGTTTTTTACTACAACGGCGAGAGTATTGTGAGTTATTGCCAAACCTTATTGCCGCAATCTTTGAATGATTATGCCCATGCTCAAGGCTTTTTTTCTGGCGCGTTTGCATGGGTTTTTAAAGCGTTAGTGTATTTTCTTGTTTTTTGGATCGTGATTCTTTTGAGTTTAATCATCAATATTTTTGCGTCTATTTTTTACACCCCTTTAGTAATCTCTTATTTGCACCAAAAATACTATTCCCATGTGGTTTTAGAAGAATTTGGCTCTATCCTTTTTTCTGTTAAATATTTTTTAAAATCGCTCCTTTTTATGCTTTTATTATTAGCGGTTTTAACGCCCTTTTATTTCATTCCTTTTATAGGGATCTTTTTTTCTATAATCCCGCATTTCCTCTTTTTTAAAAACACCATGAGTTTGGATATAGCCAGTGCAATTTTTAATCATCAAAGTTATCAAAAACTCCAACGACAACACCGCTTGAAGCATTATCGTTTTGCATTTTTTTGCTATCTTTTTTCTCTAATCCCTTTTTTTAATTTTTTTGCCACCTTGTTGCAAACCCTCATGCTCACGCACTACTTTTTCATCCTTAAAGAAAAAGAATGCTAG